The Capra hircus breed San Clemente unplaced genomic scaffold, ASM170441v1, whole genome shotgun sequence genome contains the following window.
TTACCTCTCATGGACGAACCTTCCTCCCTGGGGTAGTACTTCAGGGGACCATCCCACACATCTTCGCTGATGATCACTGGTAACACGGGCAAGATCAGCCCGGGAATTACCAGGAATCCTGACCTGCCCAAGAGCAGCCAAGAACTCCAACATCAGTCGCCAACTCTGTGCAGGCCCAAAGCAACcccacctcagcaatcctgttcgATTCTGGGCAGTTGTGGCCTGACACCCACTTGAGAAAGTTAAGGCTCCTGGTGTCCAGCCTGTGGCTGGGTGCTCCCCATTCAAAGTCCCAGAACCAGTGGACTGGAGTGGAACGATGTGCCCTATACCCTGCAGAAAGACAGGGGAGACTGGGGCGGACTCCGCCGGTGGAGCATCCACACCCTTGCACACCCACACTCATCACCCCGGGAACTACGTTttaccagtgatgtcaaggtaatatTCCTTAATGATCACAGTGTTCAAGAAGTAGGGGTTGTGCCCAAATGAAAAGATCAGCTTGCAGTGGGACCGCACATGGCTCCGCACCTGCACCTGTCAGGATAGGCAGGAGGGAAAAGGTTCAAGCTTCTAGGGCCCTCAgcttgcctcccaggcaggcattaCCATCTTCCATGATGCTTCTCCAAAGTCTCATAGTGCAGGAACATGGACAACACGATCCTCCCACTCTCCACCAGGTACCATACCCACCCTTCCTCAGTCTCCCTCACTGACCTTCAAGTCGATCATGTAGCCAagaaagtctttatcttggtCGCTGATCATGAAGGAAACTTGAGGGTGGTTTATAATCTGCTTTAGGTCAAGGAGCCATTCAGGCCACATGCCGGGCCAAGAAGATCCAGGAGCATCAGCCGTAGTCTGAGGTGGAAGAAGGGTACTGGAACAGGCATCTTCAAGGTGCTGGCACTGCCGCTTTGCCTGGCCACCACTGATGTCTTCAGGTCCTGCCATACATCAGACACGCTCATGACTCTGGGTCCCTTGTGGTGGTGTGCATCTGAAGTGGTCTGCATACCACAAGCAGTGGCTGTTTCTGACAGCTACTGGTCTCCTCCAGACCTGTGTATGCTGGGTAGTGGCATGCCACTGCCTACATAGTCAGACTTGCAGTCTTTGTGACAAACTGTGTCTGAAAGGAAAGgggttgtggtgtgtgtgtgcgtgtgtgtgtgtgaatgactCCCACATCTCAGCTATATCCTGGGATCATCCACATTTACAACACCAACTGTCTGCCGATGGTGCTCTAGTGTACTGTCTCTGGTCATTCCTGACTTACAGGCCTCAGGTGCTGCTGCTCCTCAGATGCAGGCCTGAAACAGACATTCAAAGGCATGGCTGTGACACGTACATGCGGGGCCCCGCCCAGACCCTACTTGGCTGCTCCTTTGGAGCCTGCCAATTGCCCAGGACCCTAATTCCCTCAGGGTCCTGTGGGGCCCTTCCTGTGCCCTCACCCTGCAACGCCCTCCTACTGctccctgccccttctcctccttctcttcctcctcctcctcagcagCGGACCCCAAGGAACAGTGGAAAGGATACAGCTTTGGCCCAGAAGCCACAGATGCCCTGGATGATGGCGCTCCTCGGAGCCAAGTGACACTTCCTCCTCTGATGGTTCTTGTGCATGAACTGAACATAGGCCCTGCGGTTCTTCTCATGCTTAGAGCTCAGTTCCACCTGTAGGGCAGCCAGTGCCTGAAGGACCTCTAGCACCTGGCGCTCACTCGGGCCTCTGGGTCTTTCCTGGCCCTGCTCCTCCACCGTcttctcctccagctcctggGAGGACCGCTGTTGCTGCTCCTCCTCCACCACAATCTCCACCTCCTCCACGACGTCTTCCGCAAGTAGCTGGAGCTCCCGCCCGTAGCTGGAGCTCCCGCCCGATCCCCGCCACCTCTCCGTCCACCAGCGCCTCGTGGCCCTTCACCGCCTCCACCCTGAAGAGGGTGGCCTCTGCGCCTGGTGTGACAACTGCTGGCTGCAAGGTCCCAGCGGCGCATAGCATCACGACGGCCGGGCCCGGGGCCCCCGCCCCCTGAGTACCCGGGCTCACAACTAAGAAGGTCGGGGGTCCGGGGACGCTCCCGCCTTCCTCTGACCCCCTCTCACGCTCCCCTTGGCCTTGCCCGTGACCCCGAGCTGGGGCAGATGCAAAGGGACGCGATTTAGGAGCACAGCAAGTCGTGCGTGATGGCGGCCCAGGCTGCAGTAAACCTGTGGGACCCACTAGCTCTTTGGGGGCAGGGTGTGAGGGGGATGATGGGGAGGCGAGAGCTGGTGTGTTGCGGGTGGCCTGAGGCCAAAGAAAGGGGTGCCGGAAAGCCTAGGACAGGGTGAACGGGCCGAGTGAGATCAGCCGAACAGGAGGGTCCCTAGGCTGTGAGCCACGCACAGGCTGCTGGCCCAAATCTAGACCAATAGGTGAGAAGATAGTGGGCGGTACCCTTATGGATACGCCCCTGGAGTGGACGGCATCTTCAGCCTTTCCCGTGCTCCAGCGCCCCCACGTGGTCAGATTCTAGTCCAGGGAGGTAGAGGGTTTTGCATCTGCCTGGGGTAGCCCCAGGCGCTGTCTTTGACCTggctctggaaattccaaccacGGGTTCCTGCTCTGCGAACCCAACAGCACACTCCTGTGTCCCCCGGGACCGTGAATAACTGGGAGCTCTCGCTGAGTTTCCAAAGGATACACAGGGATGCCAAGGGGCTGGATACTTTTCTTCATGGGACAGAGAGCCTGTTACTTTCTGGATGCTAGGGAAGTAAAGAAAACTCCCACTGTTTGCTACGGTTGATCTCCACTGTTCAGGGACACCAGAGCCTTAGGGTACAGAGCTCACTCTGTGTCTCTTTATCACTACTTCTGGTATAGCACTGTTTTGGGCAATCCTTCTCTGCGTGTAACAGGCGCTGGTGTCTGTTTGTCTCCATCTCTCTAAATGGTACTGTTGCCGTCTGCCACTCTCTGGACACCCATGCTCAGAAGAGATGCTTATCCTTGGCGTGAAGGCAAGTCTTCGTCCTCCTGAGTGAGCTGCACCAATGGGAGATTGGACAGTTTTAGTCCATGCCTTCGGAGAGTGCTTTCTCAAAGTTGAAAGCCAACAGTGGGCGGTCACTGCTGAACCGCAGAAGGGGACGGGCGACCCTCCCTCCCTCGCTGGACAGACGTGAATGCTGCACAGGCCAGAGGCGGCTTGGCCACACTTTGCACAGATGGAGAAATGGAGCATGCTCTGCTGGTATGAGGGAACTCCTGAACCTTGTTCTAATGCCTGCCAGGGAGACGCTAAGGACAGCTCCCCGTTACGTTCCACAACTCACTGGTATCGGAGACATTCACGTCTGCCATTTACCCTATCAGGGCCCTTTCAAAGTGGTTCTGTTCTCCATGTGAGAACACAATCCAGCCACCCGGGTCATCCAACCTGTGGGGCCGGGAGCAGCAAGAGGAATAAGCTAAGCCATCCATCCTATAGACCTGATACCTAATCTATGCATTCTGCAAAGAGTATAAAGAGTACAAAAAGTGAGGCTTCAAACGGGAAGACACTGCAGGTAGCAGGTGCTTATGCTGCAGTGCAGGTCCATCTCTGAAACCTCAGAAAAAAGGCAAGGGGTGCTCATACTCATGGCAAGGTCAGGGAAAGAATGTCCAGCACTCAAGGACGGAAAGGCCCTTGTATCCAGGTGTGCAAGGGTCTGTGGGGTCAAACCACCATGGCTCCTGTGTCTGGGATTGCAGCCTGTTCTGTGTCTCGGCTCCTCTGCACTCACTGGTCACCCCCAGGCACTTTATTCCTGCCTCTCCCTtctgccagacatcctgggaacaCCACTGTGATTCCACTCAGAACTTGCCTTCTCAGTGAGTTAATGGGGATCGATTCCTTGGCTTTAGTGCTTCTGCTGGCCAGATTCTACAAACCTCTCCCTATGACCTTCATGTTTTCACTATTCAACTCCCATCACCTGGCTAGGTCGGTTCCGACAGCTCATACTCACAAGCCTACTGGCAGGTGCTTCTGCTCGTACATGTGTACACACAGGCGCGTGTACACACTAACATCCCTGAGAGAAAACTTGAACACATGCAGATGTACAAGCTTTCTTCTTCAGGAGCATGAATTTTGGTAAGCACCCAACTTTCTTTGTCctggttattttcttttacttgctCATCAGTCATGTCAGGTTGCCCTTCTAACTCTGCAGCTCATCCTCAAAGGTTTCAAAATCTTGGCATTTGCTCGTGACAGGGCCCGACCTGCAGAGCAGAGGGCAGGATTGGAAGCACTCGCTGTGGACCACTGAGTGACTTGAGACTGTAGGTTCTGCCTTCTCCCAACACTTTGAACAGCTTCACAGGACCAGTCATGTTGGCCTGATCCATTGCCTGTGCCTTACTCCAGGGAACCAAAAAACAAGGACCACTGGGCTCAGCTGACTCAGAGAACTGCTTTCTTGGTGTGTCACTATCTAGGTCATTCCTTGTCAATGTTGTGGCTCTGTTGCTATCCCACCACCCATTAGGGCCTGCAGCTCTGAGTGAAGCCTCTGTTCTTCCCATCTGTGTAGCTTTCTGTGTGCATCTGTCTACCTGTGCACCCAAGGGCTATCTCCCTGTAGCAGGAAAAGGCCAAAGAGATGCCCGAATGTTCAAGAGCCCCCAGGGACTGTGATAGGCCTGGGTCTGATTCAGTCTTGTGAAGAAATGCATATGGACACAGGCACTCTTCTGATACAAGGCATGGAACCTGAGGCCATAAAGGTAAGGTGGCAACTCTACACGTCATCCCATCCATCCAACACTACCCAAACACACTCAGTCCCTGAACAGATGATGCCCTGGATGACCTGCCCTTTCTGGGCACACAGCTCATGCCTCTCTGGGCAGAAAGCAGCTTTTCTGTTCCATATGTACCAAGAGGCCTTGGACCACTCAGGCTTCACTGATTTTCTAAATGCCAAGACTCTGTCGTTCAGTTGCTCTCATTAGGCCCAGCTAGAATTCCCTACAGTCAGGCATCTCTGCTTGCCACACAGCCCATGTGCCAAGGAAGCCAGTCCCTGGTTGGGCCCAGGGACATCCAAGATGGTCACCAGGAAGGCAGGGTCTCCCTTGAGTGTCATCGGGTGTTGGTTCCCTATGACAAAATCAGAGTCTGCTCCAGCGAGACGTGCAGAGTCCTTCCTCACGTGCAGATGCACACCTTTGCCCCTCTGGCCCCCACAGCCAGAGGCAAAACCCCAGAGGAAGGTAGGAATTCACACAGGACTTTCAGAACGACCCATGGGGTATCTGTGGCAGGACTGCGATTGCCTAGCCCCtggaccctgaaaaccagcaggctCTGAACTGCCACCAGGGGCTTCCTCATCTCCCAGTCTCCCAGTCTCCCAAGGTCCCTTGGCACATGCAATTAGCACACAGTCCTTGCGTCCTCCCTCTTCCATTCCTCACAGGCACACCCTGGCAGAGGGACATACATGGACACCCCACACCTGCCCTTTCCTCACCTTTCTGCACTGCCAGGGAGGCTGGAAGTGCCTGGAGGCATGCGACCCTCACACCCTGTCTCTCCTAGCATGCCTGTGGCTTTGCATGGACAGCCTACCTTAGCACATTGTGTGTTGTGTATCATGTTGAGCAAGTGTGTGCCACCATTCGTGGACAGCCCAGGCTGATGGGCTGATCCTGGGCAGCACTGGCCCAGGACCTTCCCGGGTCTCCTTCTTACGTGTGTGGAACCAGTCTCCAGTGCAGCAGGCAATCTGTGCCTCTTTCTCCTTCGGGTCTCTGCAGGACCTTAACTTCCTCACCATCCCGGCTTCTGCCGTAGCCACGTCCACCATTTCCACAGGCTGGCCCACATCCCCACAGATTGAGGGCTCCACAGGCAGTGGTTTCGAAGCCCCACTCCTCCTGATTTGCCCTGGCTGAATCCACAGTCCTTGTACCCCCTCTTCCCAGTccaaacacacacaacaacacGGTAGAAGTGGTGAGCATGTTTTGTATTTGGTCTAATTGCAGATTTCTGGAGCCACGGTCCAGAGTTATCACTGGCCATCCTTTCCTTGTTACCATCCTGGTTAGGGTCACTGCAGAGACACGGCAACCAACGACCCTCAGACTGGGGATGCCTCATGCCTCCTCTTCTGGTTGCTCGGCACCTCCTCTCCTGTCGCCTTCATCTCTGCATCTGCCCTGGGCTGAACACACACTCCCCCACATAAACACAGATGACACAAGCACACGTGTGAGTACACATACATGCTTGGCACTGGGACACAAATGCAAACAGGGCACACAGGTGATTCAGGAGCTGAAGATGCCCGGGTCCAGCAAGGTCAGAAATGGCATCAGTCGGCACCATGTCTTGCCCTTGGGGCTCTCTGTCCACCTCCTCCCCGAGCTTGTCCATATTTTCCCAAGGCAGCCTGAAGCCATTTCAAGCACAGCTTGTGTGGCGGTGGTGAAATGTGAGTGGTACACGTGGAAATTCACAGAAGATCCCAAAGTCaagcacacaggtgcactgggacCCCGGAGAGGATGCCCTTTCAAGGATAGACCTTCCCAGGCTAaggggtgggagtgaggggcCCAGGCAATCTCAAACTCAGTTAGCCTCAGGAGGTTGGGGGATGGCAGGACCCACAGAAAGATGATTCTGACATGGACACGTAATTCCCCCTGCCTCTAGTAGTATCACCTAGGACTCTTGCGCCCCAAAACCACAGCTGACTTGACAGAGACTTGCTTCACTCACAGACACACTGAGTCCCCAACCTGGGTACTCCCTGTTCGAAGTCACAGAACCAGTGGACTGGAGTGGAAAGACGTTCCCTATACCCTGTTAAAAGACAGGCGAGACTGGCAAGGATTCCTCTGGTGGATCATCCACACATGTAAATTTTGTCACTGATTTTCCTCTTGTAAATATGAAATACTctatatttcacatatgaaaatctAGATTTAGTTTTATCTCATCAAATAACgatttttctataaattattCTGGAATATGTGGGCCATCATTTTCCTAAATGAAATATTCACTTGTCTATATTTCACTGAGTAGTAAAAAATCTCAGCCCAGATTTTTCTACCTGcattatggatttctttacctttggcTTTTTAAACTCTAGGTGCTCTAGGataaatcacatcctgggccataaatctggcattggtaaattaaaaaaaatgaagtcattccAATCATTATTTTTTCCGATCATAATGTTGCATAATTAGATAtacttacagggaaaaaaaaaaactgtaaagatTCTATTTGTAAACTAAACAACATACTTCTGTATAACCAGCAaatcagagagagaggaaaagggaaaaaaaaaaagaattcaacatATCCATAGAAATGaacgaaaatgaaaacaaaataacccAAACATATGGTACACTGAAAAAGCACTGCTAAgtggaaggttcatagcaatacaggcttatctcaagaaacaagaaaaagtcaaataagtcTCCTAAATTTACACCTAAtgcaactagaaaagaaaaaaaaaaagaaaaagaaagaaacaagaaataagtcaaataaatCTCCTAAATTTACACCTAAtgcaactagaaaagaaaaaaaaaaaattgaagaatgcCGAAgcaagtagaagaaaagaaatcataaaaattaggacaggcataaattaaaaagaaacaaaagagacaaaagcaaaaatcaacaaaggtaAAAGCTGCTTTTTTGTGTagataaataagatttaaaaGCCATTAGCCAAAGTTATCATGAAACAAAGGGTGAAGTATCAAATCAACAATATAATGAAAGCGTATAAATCCTAACAGACAACAAAGGTTCATAAAGGAccattatcagcaactatatgccaatataatggacaatttggaagaaatgCACAAATTCTTAGAATGGTATAATT
Protein-coding sequences here:
- the LOC108634813 gene encoding LOW QUALITY PROTEIN: testis-specific Y-encoded protein 1-like (The sequence of the model RefSeq protein was modified relative to this genomic sequence to represent the inferred CDS: deleted 1 base in 1 codon) encodes the protein MVDVATAEAGMVRKLRSCRDPKEKEAQIACCTGDWFHTPHSGGRRLAFTPRISISSEHGCPESGRRQQYHLERWRQTDTSACYTQRRIAQNSAIPEVVIKRHRAFRHPFLWPQATRNTPALASPSSPSHPAPKELVGPTGLLQPGPPSRTTCCAPKSRPFASAPARGHGQGQGERERGSEEGGSVPGPPTFLVVSPVVTPGAEATLFRVEAVKGHEALVDGEVAGIGRELQLGRELQLLAEDVVEEVEIVVEEEQQQRSSQELEEKTVEEQGQERPRGPSERQVLEVLQALAALQVELSSKHEKNRRAYVQFMHKNHQRRKCHLAPRSAIIQGICGFWAKAIINHPQVSFMISDQDKDFLGYMIDLKVQVRSHVRSHCKLIFSFGHNPYFLNTVIIKEYYLDITGYRAHRSTPVHWFWDFEWGAPSHRLDTRSLNFLKWVSGHNCPESNRIAEIISEDVWDGPLKYYPREEGSSMRGN